In the Candidatus Dependentiae bacterium genome, TAAAAAATGATTGTTTCACACTTATCCCCTTTTAGCATTATCACCAATTCAAGACTCTTCTACGTACTGTAAAAAATAATGAGCTAACGCAGCCGCTGATAAATGCCATGCAACGTGAGGTAGAGTCCATCCCTTTTTACGTGCAAGATAGGCATCTGCAGCATTGATAAGACCGGCCAATGCAAGAGGAGTAAGAAGAATCGGATTATCAATTACAACTTGATACTCGCGTACTACTTTCGAAATAACAAGTGCAACACCAAGCTTATCTACATAAAGTAGCCATTCCTTTGGAATACTGTGGCTTAAAATTGATGCAATCCCAGCAAGTATTAATTCTGGAGAATTATTTTGAATGCCCGCATATATAAAACCAGTATTTGAAATTGTACATAAAAATTCTGCTACGTAAGGGCTTACCTTATACCAATTTTCACGCTGACTTTTTGGATCAGTCAATTTTCCAAAAAAATCTATTTTTGCTTCATCATCCTGATTAGTCCAGAACCCATTTTCACGTTCAAACATAGCCATTGTTAATGATGTATAAGAAATCAAAAACATGAATAATATAAACTTAATAACACAATGCATTGTAAGTCCCTAATTAAAATCTTTAAACGAAAAACTGATTTGCCCAACTAGTGTTAAAAGATGGTCATATGCAGATGAATGGCCAAGCGCTTCAAGATGGTCTCGCAGCGGCTTTCCACTCACGGTCAAACCATCTTCAATCACAACTTTAGTTTCAGTTTCTGTTAATGAATTGCCCTCAAGCGCATTACTCGTGTAAGTCAATCCAATGCGATAGTATTCTTTAAGTTGTTGAACTTCACGCATAGTCAGGGGCTTCTTTGCAGCAAGCATTTTTTTGAACTGGTCGATTCGCTCAATCGTTTTTGACATGATTAATACCCTCAGCTACTACTTTTATTTCTGAACAATGGCCTGCACAAAGGCTTTGAATAATGGATGAACTTTGAGTGGGGAGCTCGTGAATTCTGGATGAAATTGAGTACCCACCATAAAACGATGTTTTGGGTGTTCTGCTATTTCGACCAAGTTTTTTTCTTTAAAAACTCCTGAAAAAACAACCCCCGCTTGTTCGTATTCCGCACGGTAGGCATTATTGAATTCATAGCGATGACGGTGACGCTCGATTACTTTATCTTGCCCATACGCGTCATGAGCTTTGGTACCCGGAACCAGTGAACACTCATAATTACCCAAGCGCATTGAAGCGCCTTTATCAACAACTCCAACCTGCTCTTCAAGTAATGCAACAACTGGATTTATTGTTTTAGGATTCATTTCGGTGCTATGCGCATCTTTTAAATTCAAGAGCGAACGGCCAGCTTCGATGAGCAACACCTGCATACCAAGACACAAACCCAAATACGGGATGTTGTGCTCTCGTGCAAAGCGTGCTGCTAAAATTTTCCCCTCAATTCCCCGCGTATCAAAGCCACCGGGCACCACAATACCATCAAGCTCCTTCAGTATTGCCCAAGCCCCTGCATCTGAATTGTACGAATCTTTTTCCAGTAATTCAGCTTCAATTACCTTGATTTGAACATCATGATTAAGGTAGTATCCTGCTGATTTAATCGCCTCAACAACACTAATATAAGGATCGTTACTCCCAACATATTTGGCAATAAGACCTACCGTAATTTTCCCGACAGGCTTTTCAATCAAAGCAATTAGATTTTTCCAGTTCGTTAAATCTGAAGGCCTGATATCTGGACATTGAAAATATTCTTGTATTTTAATTCCGATACCCTGACGCTCTAAATCAACAAAAAGCTTATAAATTGGGTTCCAAGTCAATGACTGAAAGATCATTTGATGTCCAACACCACACATTACTGCAAGCTTCTTGATTGCTGATGCATCAAGTGCCTTGTCAGAACGCAAGATCAGACAATCGGGAGCAAGACCAGCTCGCTTAAGCTCGATAACGCTATGCTGTGTCGGCTTTGTTTTAATTTCACCAGTCCAACTAAGAAGCGGAACATAACTCAGGTGACCATGAAACATTCGATTACTTCCAAGATCTGCACGCAGCTGGCGCACAGTTTCAAGAAAGACCTCGCCTTCCATATCGCCAACGGTTCCACCAATTTCAACAAGAATAAATTCAGCATCGCTATCAAGTGCAAACTGCAGCAATCGCTGTTTGGTACTGTCAACAACATGCGGCACAAGCTGAATACAACGCCCTAAAAGCGCTCCTGTTCGCTCGTGCCGCAAAATTTCTTCAAATATTTGTCCAGATGAAACGGATGAGCGGCGAGTAAGACTAATCCCAATCAAACGTTCGTAATGCCCTAAATCAAGGTCTGTTTCAGCACCATCTGAAGTTACAAAAACTTCACCATGCTCAAGGGGGGACATTGTTCCAGGATCAACGTTAAGATAGGGATCCCACTTCATCACTGCAAGCGAATAGCCAGCATTTTTGAGCAAGACACCAAGCGAGGAAATGAGTACCCCTTTGCCCAGAGATGAACATACGCCACCAGTTATAATGATGAATTTTTTTTTACGTGCAATAACTTGTTCAACCAGTTTTGGTATGTTCACGCTCCGGCTCCTTTTTGGAATAATCGTTACTTCTTTTTAGCTACAGTCTTTTTTGTTTTTGCTTTTTGAGGAACAGCTTTCTTGGCCGCTGGCTTTTTTGCCGCTTCTTTTTTTACTGCCGATTTTGTTGCTGTTTTTTTTGTGGTTGTTTTTTTCGCAGCTGCGTGTTGAGCAACCGCTTTTTTAACTGCAGCACTTTTCTTGCTTTTTTTACTCTCTCCCTGTGTAGCAGCTTCTGTTGCTTCAACAAGTTCAGCAATCATGCTTGCACCACCAATAAGCTCTTGGAATACTTCAATATCCAAAATAACTGCAACTTTGCTGCCATCTTCATCAATGACATAAAAACAAGGTATTTCAAGATTCTTCATTACTACTCCTATGATAAAAATATTACTCTCTTACGGTCTGCATCCAACGCTCAATTTCATCGGGCTGTCGCGGCAAATCAAAGCTCAAGCAAACAGCTCCATCATCGGTCATAACATAATCATCTTCAATACGTACACCCAATTTTTCATCAGGAATGTAAATTCCTGGTTCAATGGTAAATACATCACCAGGCATAAGCGGAGTGCTGTAATCACCAACATCATGAACATCAAGCCCAAGATAGTGACCAATTCCATGCACAAAGTAGTCAGCATAGCCGGCCTTT is a window encoding:
- a CDS encoding CTP synthase, which gives rise to MNIPKLVEQVIARKKKFIIITGGVCSSLGKGVLISSLGVLLKNAGYSLAVMKWDPYLNVDPGTMSPLEHGEVFVTSDGAETDLDLGHYERLIGISLTRRSSVSSGQIFEEILRHERTGALLGRCIQLVPHVVDSTKQRLLQFALDSDAEFILVEIGGTVGDMEGEVFLETVRQLRADLGSNRMFHGHLSYVPLLSWTGEIKTKPTQHSVIELKRAGLAPDCLILRSDKALDASAIKKLAVMCGVGHQMIFQSLTWNPIYKLFVDLERQGIGIKIQEYFQCPDIRPSDLTNWKNLIALIEKPVGKITVGLIAKYVGSNDPYISVVEAIKSAGYYLNHDVQIKVIEAELLEKDSYNSDAGAWAILKELDGIVVPGGFDTRGIEGKILAARFAREHNIPYLGLCLGMQVLLIEAGRSLLNLKDAHSTEMNPKTINPVVALLEEQVGVVDKGASMRLGNYECSLVPGTKAHDAYGQDKVIERHRHRYEFNNAYRAEYEQAGVVFSGVFKEKNLVEIAEHPKHRFMVGTQFHPEFTSSPLKVHPLFKAFVQAIVQK